The proteins below are encoded in one region of Segatella copri:
- a CDS encoding RHS repeat-associated core domain-containing protein, with protein sequence MYWDEDNRLMVLSDNGKTSRYTYNAAGECIMKSYGTMEGVYINGAPQGITFHETDNFTLYPASILSVNKNRFTKHYFIGDKRIASRIGTGLFYNVYGRNGSYVTAGQQDYAERMNQIQRQKEAYYKQQGIAPGVPTMKGAYGDPENTGVGYNAVLTELGNHDVPQGWIQTPRPNTTPNTNPGPPVSWNDPSNPDDPQAGYGYIPNDTTKEETFFYHSDHLGSTSYITDAKANITQFDAYLPYGELLVDEHTSSEEMPYKFNGKQFDEETGLYYYGARYLNPMASIWYGVDPLAEKYPTAGGFVYCIDNPVKLVDPNGKKILPTLYNKVNRGHNKAEGSDYRSNKTYMSAMKRFASTTYGNGFIGDFLEKGSSQYGANGTGRFADCILWIQEFDLGNVDNTVQRDYMGDNFGSFNIFVSDSNYSAPIEVPLWA encoded by the coding sequence ATGTACTGGGACGAAGACAACCGCCTGATGGTACTCTCTGATAATGGCAAAACGAGTCGTTATACTTACAACGCTGCTGGCGAATGCATCATGAAGAGTTACGGTACGATGGAGGGTGTGTATATCAATGGTGCGCCACAAGGCATCACCTTCCACGAGACGGACAACTTCACACTTTATCCTGCAAGTATCCTCTCTGTAAACAAGAATCGCTTTACAAAGCATTACTTCATTGGTGACAAACGAATCGCTTCAAGGATAGGTACAGGCCTGTTTTACAACGTTTACGGACGCAACGGCTCATACGTAACAGCTGGTCAGCAGGACTATGCTGAACGTATGAACCAAATCCAACGTCAGAAGGAGGCGTATTACAAGCAGCAGGGCATTGCACCTGGCGTACCTACAATGAAGGGTGCGTACGGTGATCCAGAGAACACGGGTGTTGGATATAATGCCGTCCTCACAGAACTCGGCAACCATGATGTGCCACAGGGTTGGATTCAGACTCCACGCCCTAACACCACACCGAATACTAACCCTGGTCCACCTGTAAGCTGGAATGACCCAAGCAACCCTGATGACCCTCAGGCTGGTTACGGCTATATCCCAAACGATACTACGAAAGAGGAAACCTTCTTCTATCACAGTGACCACCTCGGCAGCACCTCTTATATTACAGATGCTAAGGCCAATATCACCCAGTTCGATGCCTACCTGCCATATGGAGAATTGCTCGTAGATGAGCACACATCCTCAGAAGAGATGCCGTATAAGTTTAATGGCAAGCAGTTTGATGAGGAAACAGGCTTGTACTATTACGGTGCAAGGTACTTGAATCCTATGGCTAGTATTTGGTATGGAGTGGATCCGTTGGCGGAGAAGTATCCGACAGCAGGAGGTTTCGTCTATTGTATAGATAATCCTGTGAAATTAGTGGATCCAAATGGGAAGAAAATACTACCGACATTGTATAATAAAGTAAATAGAGGACATAATAAAGCTGAAGGTTCAGATTATCGTAGTAACAAAACGTATATGTCTGCTATGAAAAGATTTGCCTCTACTACATATGGGAACGGATTCATTGGTGATTTTTTAGAGAAAGGAAGTAGTCAATATGGTGCTAATGGTACTGGTAGATTCGCAGATTGCATTCTATGGATTCAGGAATTTGATTTGGGGAATGTTGACAATACTGTCCAAAGAGACTATATGGGTGATAATTTTGGTTCGTTTAACATCTTCGTCAGTGATAGTAACTACTCAGCACCCATAGAAGTACCCCTATGGGCATGA
- a CDS encoding type II toxin-antitoxin system RelE/ParE family toxin, producing the protein MSCKIFTFPSFEKEAKRLNKRYKSFKSDLKELMNELSSSPSLGADLGGGLRKVRMAIKSKGTGKSGGARIITVVLADIEDGLGLLYIYDKSERSTIKGKELTDLLKKNGLV; encoded by the coding sequence ATGAGTTGTAAGATATTTACTTTCCCTTCTTTTGAAAAGGAAGCTAAACGATTGAATAAGCGCTATAAGTCGTTTAAATCTGATTTGAAGGAATTGATGAATGAGTTAAGTTCTTCCCCCTCTTTGGGTGCAGATTTAGGTGGCGGCTTGCGTAAGGTTCGTATGGCTATTAAATCGAAAGGAACTGGTAAAAGTGGCGGTGCTCGTATTATAACAGTTGTGTTAGCCGATATAGAGGATGGTCTCGGCTTGCTTTATATCTATGATAAATCGGAGCGGAGTACTATAAAGGGGAAAGAACTGACAGATTTGTTGAAGAAGAATGGCTTAGTTTGA
- a CDS encoding polysaccharide deacetylase family protein encodes MFIEQPAKWLRWLYPKAIWRMDKKDHSVYLTFDDGPIPESTPFILETLRKYNIKATFFMVGENVLRNHDLYNQIVAEGHQVGNHTFNHIGAFKHRVISYVLNTNKANDIIHAHLFRPPHGWMRPSEYWWLHRTYKVIMWDVVTRDYSKWMTAEDVVNNVKRYARNGSIITFHDSLKSIEKLKTALPQAIEWLMEQGYEFKTFE; translated from the coding sequence ATGTTCATAGAGCAACCAGCCAAATGGCTCAGATGGTTATATCCAAAGGCCATCTGGAGAATGGACAAGAAAGACCATTCTGTCTATCTTACATTTGATGACGGTCCGATTCCAGAGTCAACTCCATTCATCTTAGAGACCCTGAGAAAGTACAATATCAAGGCTACTTTCTTTATGGTAGGCGAGAATGTATTGCGCAATCATGACCTCTACAACCAGATTGTGGCAGAGGGTCATCAGGTAGGCAACCATACATTCAATCATATCGGTGCCTTCAAGCACCGCGTCATCTCCTACGTGCTCAACACCAATAAGGCGAACGATATCATCCATGCCCATCTCTTCCGTCCACCTCACGGCTGGATGCGACCAAGTGAGTATTGGTGGCTGCACCGCACTTACAAGGTCATCATGTGGGACGTGGTGACGCGCGACTATTCCAAATGGATGACGGCAGAAGATGTGGTGAACAATGTGAAGCGATATGCCCGCAATGGCAGCATCATCACCTTCCACGACTCGCTGAAGAGCATTGAAAAGCTGAAGACAGCGCTCCCTCAGGCCATAGAATGGCTCATGGAACAGGGGTATGAATTTAAGACTTTTGAATAA